A single window of Martelella sp. NC20 DNA harbors:
- a CDS encoding DUF2442 domain-containing protein: MTISHESYPEAERPIEAWCDLHDVHVRLSDGRHVSTPLWWYPRLLNATPAERNNVHLMLAGVHWPDVDEDLSIRGMLAGWKAPGAKAPEKAA; the protein is encoded by the coding sequence ATGACTATTTCGCATGAATCCTACCCGGAAGCGGAACGTCCGATCGAGGCGTGGTGTGATCTGCATGATGTCCACGTGCGCCTTTCTGATGGGCGGCATGTTTCGACGCCCTTGTGGTGGTATCCGAGGCTTTTGAATGCCACCCCGGCGGAGCGCAACAACGTGCATCTCATGCTGGCTGGCGTTCACTGGCCGGATGTCGATGAGGATCTGTCCATTCGCGGCATGCTGGCCGGTTGGAAAGCGCCAGGCGCCAAGGCGCCGGAGAAGGCGGCCTAG
- a CDS encoding DUF4160 domain-containing protein encodes MPTVLRKYGFRFHFYSGDRFEPPHIHVDGNGGEAKVWLTEVKLAEAGGFSQRDLARILEVVREHRQQMLEAWHDYFA; translated from the coding sequence ATGCCGACCGTTCTCCGCAAATACGGCTTCCGCTTTCACTTCTATTCCGGCGACCGATTTGAACCACCGCATATTCACGTCGACGGAAATGGCGGCGAAGCCAAGGTATGGCTGACCGAGGTGAAGCTGGCCGAGGCGGGGGGCTTTAGCCAAAGAGACTTGGCTCGTATACTGGAAGTCGTACGAGAGCACAGACAGCAGATGTTGGAGGCATGGCATGACTATTTCGCATGA
- the pheS gene encoding phenylalanine--tRNA ligase subunit alpha produces the protein MSDLDDLKKTLMAEIAKASDEAEIEAVRLAAIGKKGSVSELLKTLGRMDPEERKTRGAAINALKTEVSDAIAARKAELKDAAITARLAAETVDVTLPVRPSPSLSGRIHPVSQVIDEISAIFGDMGFSIAEGPEIETDYYNFTALNFPEGHPAREMHDTFFFNPDEEGNRKVLRTHTSPVQIRTMESQEPPIRVVIPGKTYRQDSDATHSPMFHQLEGLVIDKTTHVGHLRWTLEEFCKTFFEVEAVTMRFRPSFFPFTEPSFEVDIQCDRSGEQVKFGTGTDWMEILGCGMVHPNVLRHCGLDPDVYQGFAWGMGLDRIAMLKYGMPDLRDFFAADERWTSHYGFRPLDIPTLFGGLSS, from the coding sequence ATGTCCGATCTTGACGATTTGAAAAAAACGCTGATGGCGGAGATCGCCAAAGCCTCCGACGAGGCTGAAATCGAGGCTGTGCGCCTTGCAGCCATCGGCAAGAAGGGGTCGGTGTCGGAGCTTCTGAAGACGCTCGGCAGGATGGACCCGGAGGAGCGCAAGACAAGGGGTGCGGCGATCAACGCGCTGAAGACCGAGGTCTCCGATGCGATCGCCGCCCGCAAGGCCGAACTGAAGGACGCCGCGATTACCGCGCGCCTTGCCGCCGAGACCGTGGATGTGACGCTGCCGGTGCGCCCGTCGCCCTCGCTTTCCGGCCGCATTCATCCGGTCAGCCAGGTGATCGACGAGATTTCCGCCATTTTCGGTGATATGGGGTTTTCGATCGCGGAAGGCCCCGAGATCGAGACCGACTATTACAATTTCACGGCGCTGAATTTCCCCGAGGGCCATCCCGCCCGCGAGATGCACGACACGTTCTTCTTCAATCCGGATGAAGAGGGCAACCGCAAGGTGTTGCGCACCCACACCTCGCCGGTGCAGATCCGCACGATGGAAAGCCAGGAGCCGCCGATCCGCGTGGTCATTCCCGGCAAGACCTACCGGCAGGATTCGGACGCCACCCATTCGCCGATGTTCCATCAGCTTGAGGGCCTCGTGATCGACAAGACCACCCATGTCGGCCATCTGCGCTGGACGCTGGAGGAATTCTGCAAGACCTTCTTCGAGGTTGAAGCCGTGACGATGCGCTTCCGCCCGTCCTTCTTCCCGTTCACCGAACCGTCCTTCGAGGTCGACATCCAGTGCGACCGCTCCGGCGAGCAGGTGAAGTTCGGAACCGGCACGGACTGGATGGAAATCCTCGGCTGCGGCATGGTCCATCCGAACGTGCTGCGCCATTGCGGCCTCGACCCGGACGTCTACCAGGGCTTCGCCTGGGGCATGGGTCTCGACCGCATCGCCATGCTGAAATACGGCATGCCGGACCTGCGCGACTTCTTTGCCGCCGACGAACGCTGGACGTCGCATTACGGCTTCCGGCCGCTGGATATACCGACGCTGTTTGGCGGGTTGAGTTCGTGA